The Oncorhynchus masou masou isolate Uvic2021 chromosome 8, UVic_Omas_1.1, whole genome shotgun sequence genome has a window encoding:
- the LOC135544287 gene encoding solute carrier family 25 member 45 isoform X3, producing the protein MPFVEFIAGCLSGAVGLAFGHPMDTVKVRLQTQVKYKGICDCVARTYTHEGIPGFFKGMTFPVLTTGITNAVVFGSYSNALDSLTQSQRNDRIQGNPASASAVFAAGCFSGLAQVVVTAPVDLVKVRLQSQTKGWAGVGGDGYRGPIHCVTVILREEGPRGLFRGGLALTLRDVPCYGIYFLPYEITCRFLTEEGKRPGTFAVLIAGGVAGVVTWAFATPMDVMKARLQMSGAGGRVYKGVLHCMSVSLKEEGVRVFFKGLLLNSLRAFPVNAITFLSYESLMRFLTRPSAD; encoded by the exons ATGCCGTTTGTGGAATTCATAGCAGGATGCCTCTCAG GAGCAGTAGGGTTGGCTTTTGGTCATCCAATGGACACAGTGAAG GTGCGTCTGCAGACCCAGGTTAAATACAAGGGGATTTGTGACTGTGTGGCTAGGACATACACTCATGAAGGG ATCCCTGGGTTCTTCAAGGGCATGACATTTCCTGTCCTGACTACTGGCATCACCAACGCTGTGGTCTTTGGTTCCTATAGCAATGCTTTAGACAGCCTCACCCAGTCCCAACGGAATGACCGAATCCAAGGCAACCCTGCCTCGGCATCAGCTGTCTTCGCAGCTGGCTGTTTCTCAGGTCTGGCACAG GTGGTGGTTACTGCGCCTGTTGACCTGGTGAAGGTACGCTTGCAGTCCCAGACCAAGGGCTGGGCTGGGGTCGGTGGTGACGGGTATCGAGGTCCCATTCACTGTGTGACTGTCATCCTGAGGGAGGAGGGGCCAAGGGGATTGTTTCGAGGGGGGTTGGCTCTTACCCTGAGAGACGTACCCTGCTATGGAATCTACTTCTTGCCTTACGAAATCACCTGCAGGTTTCTGACTGAAGAAGGCAAACGGCCAG GCACATTTGCAGTATTGATAGCGGGTGGGGTGGCAGGCGTGGTGACGTGGGCCTTTGCCACGCCCATGGATGTGATGAAAGCGCGGCTGCAGATGTCCGGTGCTGGGGGCCGGGTGTACAAGGGGGTCCTGCACTGCATGAGTGTGAGTCTgaaggaggagggggtgagagtgtTCTTTAAGGGGCTCCTCCTGAACAGCCTGAGGGCCTTCCCTGTCAACGCCATCACCTTCCTCAGCTATGAGAGCCTGATGCGTTTCCTCACCCGGCCGTCTGCAGACTGA
- the LOC135544287 gene encoding solute carrier family 25 member 45 isoform X1 has protein sequence MLLTRITGCCEKGGRSKGGVSKQLSMPFVEFIAGCLSGAVGLAFGHPMDTVKVRLQTQVKYKGICDCVARTYTHEGIPGFFKGMTFPVLTTGITNAVVFGSYSNALDSLTQSQRNDRIQGNPASASAVFAAGCFSGLAQVVVTAPVDLVKVRLQSQTKGWAGVGGDGYRGPIHCVTVILREEGPRGLFRGGLALTLRDVPCYGIYFLPYEITCRFLTEEGKRPGTFAVLIAGGVAGVVTWAFATPMDVMKARLQMSGAGGRVYKGVLHCMSVSLKEEGVRVFFKGLLLNSLRAFPVNAITFLSYESLMRFLTRPSAD, from the exons atgctgttgacccggatcactggttgctgcgaaaaaggaggaaggtcaaaaggggg TGTGAGCAAGCAACTGAGCATGCCGTTTGTGGAATTCATAGCAGGATGCCTCTCAG GAGCAGTAGGGTTGGCTTTTGGTCATCCAATGGACACAGTGAAG GTGCGTCTGCAGACCCAGGTTAAATACAAGGGGATTTGTGACTGTGTGGCTAGGACATACACTCATGAAGGG ATCCCTGGGTTCTTCAAGGGCATGACATTTCCTGTCCTGACTACTGGCATCACCAACGCTGTGGTCTTTGGTTCCTATAGCAATGCTTTAGACAGCCTCACCCAGTCCCAACGGAATGACCGAATCCAAGGCAACCCTGCCTCGGCATCAGCTGTCTTCGCAGCTGGCTGTTTCTCAGGTCTGGCACAG GTGGTGGTTACTGCGCCTGTTGACCTGGTGAAGGTACGCTTGCAGTCCCAGACCAAGGGCTGGGCTGGGGTCGGTGGTGACGGGTATCGAGGTCCCATTCACTGTGTGACTGTCATCCTGAGGGAGGAGGGGCCAAGGGGATTGTTTCGAGGGGGGTTGGCTCTTACCCTGAGAGACGTACCCTGCTATGGAATCTACTTCTTGCCTTACGAAATCACCTGCAGGTTTCTGACTGAAGAAGGCAAACGGCCAG GCACATTTGCAGTATTGATAGCGGGTGGGGTGGCAGGCGTGGTGACGTGGGCCTTTGCCACGCCCATGGATGTGATGAAAGCGCGGCTGCAGATGTCCGGTGCTGGGGGCCGGGTGTACAAGGGGGTCCTGCACTGCATGAGTGTGAGTCTgaaggaggagggggtgagagtgtTCTTTAAGGGGCTCCTCCTGAACAGCCTGAGGGCCTTCCCTGTCAACGCCATCACCTTCCTCAGCTATGAGAGCCTGATGCGTTTCCTCACCCGGCCGTCTGCAGACTGA
- the LOC135544287 gene encoding solute carrier family 25 member 45 isoform X2 has protein sequence MSVSKQLSMPFVEFIAGCLSGAVGLAFGHPMDTVKVRLQTQVKYKGICDCVARTYTHEGIPGFFKGMTFPVLTTGITNAVVFGSYSNALDSLTQSQRNDRIQGNPASASAVFAAGCFSGLAQVVVTAPVDLVKVRLQSQTKGWAGVGGDGYRGPIHCVTVILREEGPRGLFRGGLALTLRDVPCYGIYFLPYEITCRFLTEEGKRPGTFAVLIAGGVAGVVTWAFATPMDVMKARLQMSGAGGRVYKGVLHCMSVSLKEEGVRVFFKGLLLNSLRAFPVNAITFLSYESLMRFLTRPSAD, from the exons ATGAG TGTGAGCAAGCAACTGAGCATGCCGTTTGTGGAATTCATAGCAGGATGCCTCTCAG GAGCAGTAGGGTTGGCTTTTGGTCATCCAATGGACACAGTGAAG GTGCGTCTGCAGACCCAGGTTAAATACAAGGGGATTTGTGACTGTGTGGCTAGGACATACACTCATGAAGGG ATCCCTGGGTTCTTCAAGGGCATGACATTTCCTGTCCTGACTACTGGCATCACCAACGCTGTGGTCTTTGGTTCCTATAGCAATGCTTTAGACAGCCTCACCCAGTCCCAACGGAATGACCGAATCCAAGGCAACCCTGCCTCGGCATCAGCTGTCTTCGCAGCTGGCTGTTTCTCAGGTCTGGCACAG GTGGTGGTTACTGCGCCTGTTGACCTGGTGAAGGTACGCTTGCAGTCCCAGACCAAGGGCTGGGCTGGGGTCGGTGGTGACGGGTATCGAGGTCCCATTCACTGTGTGACTGTCATCCTGAGGGAGGAGGGGCCAAGGGGATTGTTTCGAGGGGGGTTGGCTCTTACCCTGAGAGACGTACCCTGCTATGGAATCTACTTCTTGCCTTACGAAATCACCTGCAGGTTTCTGACTGAAGAAGGCAAACGGCCAG GCACATTTGCAGTATTGATAGCGGGTGGGGTGGCAGGCGTGGTGACGTGGGCCTTTGCCACGCCCATGGATGTGATGAAAGCGCGGCTGCAGATGTCCGGTGCTGGGGGCCGGGTGTACAAGGGGGTCCTGCACTGCATGAGTGTGAGTCTgaaggaggagggggtgagagtgtTCTTTAAGGGGCTCCTCCTGAACAGCCTGAGGGCCTTCCCTGTCAACGCCATCACCTTCCTCAGCTATGAGAGCCTGATGCGTTTCCTCACCCGGCCGTCTGCAGACTGA
- the LOC135544287 gene encoding solute carrier family 25 member 45 isoform X4 gives MTFPVLTTGITNAVVFGSYSNALDSLTQSQRNDRIQGNPASASAVFAAGCFSGLAQVVVTAPVDLVKVRLQSQTKGWAGVGGDGYRGPIHCVTVILREEGPRGLFRGGLALTLRDVPCYGIYFLPYEITCRFLTEEGKRPGTFAVLIAGGVAGVVTWAFATPMDVMKARLQMSGAGGRVYKGVLHCMSVSLKEEGVRVFFKGLLLNSLRAFPVNAITFLSYESLMRFLTRPSAD, from the exons ATGACATTTCCTGTCCTGACTACTGGCATCACCAACGCTGTGGTCTTTGGTTCCTATAGCAATGCTTTAGACAGCCTCACCCAGTCCCAACGGAATGACCGAATCCAAGGCAACCCTGCCTCGGCATCAGCTGTCTTCGCAGCTGGCTGTTTCTCAGGTCTGGCACAG GTGGTGGTTACTGCGCCTGTTGACCTGGTGAAGGTACGCTTGCAGTCCCAGACCAAGGGCTGGGCTGGGGTCGGTGGTGACGGGTATCGAGGTCCCATTCACTGTGTGACTGTCATCCTGAGGGAGGAGGGGCCAAGGGGATTGTTTCGAGGGGGGTTGGCTCTTACCCTGAGAGACGTACCCTGCTATGGAATCTACTTCTTGCCTTACGAAATCACCTGCAGGTTTCTGACTGAAGAAGGCAAACGGCCAG GCACATTTGCAGTATTGATAGCGGGTGGGGTGGCAGGCGTGGTGACGTGGGCCTTTGCCACGCCCATGGATGTGATGAAAGCGCGGCTGCAGATGTCCGGTGCTGGGGGCCGGGTGTACAAGGGGGTCCTGCACTGCATGAGTGTGAGTCTgaaggaggagggggtgagagtgtTCTTTAAGGGGCTCCTCCTGAACAGCCTGAGGGCCTTCCCTGTCAACGCCATCACCTTCCTCAGCTATGAGAGCCTGATGCGTTTCCTCACCCGGCCGTCTGCAGACTGA
- the frmd8 gene encoding FERM domain-containing protein 8 isoform X1, translating to MEGDECGRFPPEPSEGKSQRGSVASSVTRAQDVLVYLVGDSAVHLCVEGVGCVSVQELGHSVREALHIPDSAMDVFAFWLCSPLLELQLKPKHQPYKLCRQWQDLLYRFTEASEEDISQDEPSLQYRRNVFYPKSKELQIEDEGVLRLLYDEARVNILAGRFPCDPETWMGLGALSFALELGIGLDDQKATAALREKKLISFLPVHVSGGGGGLFSTLRGKGGRQAGLEHNLLEEYRKISTSGSTPLEPTQHLRQYLSTCHSLPYYGCAFFSGEIDKPAQGILYRAGRKAVNVGISLEGVYVMDVKEKHVLLGLRFSELSWDHSYPEGEGDSHILWLEFDGEEAGTPVNKLLKIYSKQAELMSGLIEFCVELRSAAEGGMTTETDGAVGPSHQPAGQAGGSGEGNGRRGKLRRQNSVVCSRVHTLNTISYVDNGKEIKRLKPKRAASFFTRQAQPPTYSAVQVQESLEQR from the exons ATGGAAGGAGATGAGTGTGGGAGGTTTCCTCCAGAACCATCGGAGGGTAAATCACAGAGGGGAAGTGTGGCCTCCTCAGTCACCCGCG CTCAAGATGTGCTTGTGTACCTTGTGGGTGACAGTGCTGTACACCTGTGTGTGGAAGGGGTTGGCTGTGTGAGTGTCCAGGAGCTAGGCCACAGTGTCAGGGAGGCTCTCCACATTCCTGATTCTGCAATGGATGTCTTTGCCTTctggctctgctctcctctgctcg aACTGCAGTTAAAGCCGAAGCATCAGCCTTACAAACTGTGCCGCCAGTGGCAGGACCTTCTGTATCGATTCACTGAGGCCTCGGAGGAAGACATATCTCAAG ATGAGCCGAGCCTGCAGTACAGAAGGAATGTGTTTTATCCCAAGTCTAAAGAGCTGCAG ATTGAAGACGAGGGGGTGTTGAGACTCCTTTATGATGAGGCACGGGTTAACATCCTCGCGGGCCGCTTCCCCTGTGACCCTGAGACTTGGATGGGTTTGGGCGCACTGTCTTTTGCTCTGGAGCTGGGAATTGGTCTGGATGACCAGAAAGCCACTGCTGCTTTAAG GGAGAAGAAGCTGATATCCTTCCTGCCTGTGCATGTTtcagggggaggtggggggctgttttctaccctgagggggaaagggggcCGTCAGGCAGGGCTAGAGCATAACCTTTTGGAGGAATATCGCAAGATCAGCACCTCAGGCAGCACCCCCCTGGAGCCCACTCAGCATCTACGCCAGTACCTCAGCACATGCCACTCTCTGCCTTACTACGG GTGTGCTTTTTTCTCGGGGGAGATCGACAAGCCAGCCCAGGGTATTCTTTATAGAGCAGGACGGAAAGCTGTCAATGTGGGGATCAGTCTGGAGGGGGTGTATGTAATGGACGTCAAAGAGAAG CACGTGCTCCTGGGCCTGCGCTTCAGTGAGCTGTCTTGGGACCACAGCTACCCTGAAGGGGAGGGTGACTCACACATCCTGTGGCTTGAATTTGATGGGGAGGAGGCTGGCACCCCTGTCAACAAGTTACTGAAGATCTACTCAAAACAA GCAGAGCTTATGAGCGGCCTTATCGAGTTCTGTGTTGAGCTACGTTCTGCAGCCGAAGGCGGGATGACCACGGAAACAGACGGCGCTGTCGGTCCATCCCATCAGCCTGCTGGACAGGCGGGGGGCAGTGGTGAAGGGAACGGTCGCCGTGGCAAACTGCGTAGGCAGAACAGTGTGGTCTGCAGTCGGGTCCATACACTGAACACCATCAGTTATGTGGACAACG GTAAAGAAATCAAACGTCTGAAACCAAAGCGGGCTGCTTCCTTCTTCACCAGGCAGGCACAGCCACCAACATATTCCGCAGTACAGGTGCAAGAGAGTTTGGAGCAACGGTGA
- the frmd8 gene encoding FERM domain-containing protein 8 isoform X2, with amino-acid sequence MEGDECGRFPPEPSEGKSQRGSVASSVTRAQDVLVYLVGDSAVHLCVEGVGCVSVQELGHSVREALHIPDSAMDVFAFWLCSPLLELQLKPKHQPYKLCRQWQDLLYRFTEASEEDISQDEPSLQYRRNVFYPKSKELQIEDEGVLRLLYDEARVNILAGRFPCDPETWMGLGALSFALELGIGLDDQKATAALREKKLISFLPVHVSGGGGGLFSTLRGKGGRQAGLEHNLLEEYRKISTSGSTPLEPTQHLRQYLSTCHSLPYYGCAFFSGEIDKPAQGILYRAGRKAVNVGISLEGVYVMDVKEKHVLLGLRFSELSWDHSYPEGEGDSHILWLEFDGEEAGTPVNKLLKIYSKQAELMSGLIEFCVELRSAAEGGMTTETDGAVGPSHQPAGQAGGSGEGNGRRGKLRRQNSVVCSRVHTLNTISYVDNG; translated from the exons ATGGAAGGAGATGAGTGTGGGAGGTTTCCTCCAGAACCATCGGAGGGTAAATCACAGAGGGGAAGTGTGGCCTCCTCAGTCACCCGCG CTCAAGATGTGCTTGTGTACCTTGTGGGTGACAGTGCTGTACACCTGTGTGTGGAAGGGGTTGGCTGTGTGAGTGTCCAGGAGCTAGGCCACAGTGTCAGGGAGGCTCTCCACATTCCTGATTCTGCAATGGATGTCTTTGCCTTctggctctgctctcctctgctcg aACTGCAGTTAAAGCCGAAGCATCAGCCTTACAAACTGTGCCGCCAGTGGCAGGACCTTCTGTATCGATTCACTGAGGCCTCGGAGGAAGACATATCTCAAG ATGAGCCGAGCCTGCAGTACAGAAGGAATGTGTTTTATCCCAAGTCTAAAGAGCTGCAG ATTGAAGACGAGGGGGTGTTGAGACTCCTTTATGATGAGGCACGGGTTAACATCCTCGCGGGCCGCTTCCCCTGTGACCCTGAGACTTGGATGGGTTTGGGCGCACTGTCTTTTGCTCTGGAGCTGGGAATTGGTCTGGATGACCAGAAAGCCACTGCTGCTTTAAG GGAGAAGAAGCTGATATCCTTCCTGCCTGTGCATGTTtcagggggaggtggggggctgttttctaccctgagggggaaagggggcCGTCAGGCAGGGCTAGAGCATAACCTTTTGGAGGAATATCGCAAGATCAGCACCTCAGGCAGCACCCCCCTGGAGCCCACTCAGCATCTACGCCAGTACCTCAGCACATGCCACTCTCTGCCTTACTACGG GTGTGCTTTTTTCTCGGGGGAGATCGACAAGCCAGCCCAGGGTATTCTTTATAGAGCAGGACGGAAAGCTGTCAATGTGGGGATCAGTCTGGAGGGGGTGTATGTAATGGACGTCAAAGAGAAG CACGTGCTCCTGGGCCTGCGCTTCAGTGAGCTGTCTTGGGACCACAGCTACCCTGAAGGGGAGGGTGACTCACACATCCTGTGGCTTGAATTTGATGGGGAGGAGGCTGGCACCCCTGTCAACAAGTTACTGAAGATCTACTCAAAACAA GCAGAGCTTATGAGCGGCCTTATCGAGTTCTGTGTTGAGCTACGTTCTGCAGCCGAAGGCGGGATGACCACGGAAACAGACGGCGCTGTCGGTCCATCCCATCAGCCTGCTGGACAGGCGGGGGGCAGTGGTGAAGGGAACGGTCGCCGTGGCAAACTGCGTAGGCAGAACAGTGTGGTCTGCAGTCGGGTCCATACACTGAACACCATCAGTTATGTGGACAACGGTTAG